The genomic DNA CGCCGTACAAGCCCACCATGCCGGTGGCGTTTGACTTTGAGGAACCGTTCCAGATTGGTGGCACTGATAAGAAGGGCGTAAAGCATGTGGGGTACAGTCTGGACAAGCAGCTTTCAATTATCGAGGCATTTTTGGGTGCTATTGAAAAGGCCGGTTACTTCGGCATGATTTACATGAGTGCCTATTACCTGCAAAAGCTGTACGATTACGCACCGGCACGCGTGTCGAAGTTCGCGGCGTGGGTGGCTCAGTACGCCAGCGCCTGCACCTATTCCGGCAAGGTTGGTATTTGGCAGAACAGCGTAATTGGCTCTTATGGTACGCTTGGCAAGGATTATTTTACCCATGGGGCCGTTTTGGGCGTGAGTACAAACTGCGATGTAAATATCGGATATGTGGATTACCCGAGCATTATCAAGGGTGCGGGTTTAAACGGCTGGGATAAGGAGTCCGTGCCGGGCGATACCCATTTTGCTGAGTTTGACACCGACCCGGACTATAAAGCTCTGTATGAGGGGATTATCGCCCAGTTGCAGGCGCTGGTCAATGGAAAATAAAGCTTATTAAAATGTGACAAATGAGCCTCCTGATTTTTTTCAGGAGGCTCATTTTATTATATAAGAATATGTATTAACATAAACAATTAGAGTATAACCTATGGAGTAACGTCTAGTTTTGCCCCTATCTTTTCAACTAATTTTCTTGTATAATATTGTATATAAAGGTAATTAATTGGAGGAAATCATGAAGCCTAAAATTGAGCAATTTAACTTGTTACGAATATCTATGGCATTTTTCATTCTAATATTTCATTTGGTCTTACATTTCAAAGTCGTCTTTCCTGAAGGAATGGGATTAAATTCTTTTTTTCGTATGGGCAATATACTAATGGTTGGATTTTTTATGTTATCAGGGTTTGTGTTATATTATACTTATCATGATAAAGAGATATTAAATAGATCATCACTAAAAAATTTTTATATAAAGCGTTTTATCGGAATTTATCCTGTTTATCTATTTTTTGTTATTTATATTTATGTAACGAAGTATGGCTTTTTTAAAACACCATTACAAACATACTTGGCTCTCCCTTTAGAATTATTGGGACTTCAAAGCTTATTTCCTCAGTTTGCCAATAATCTTGGAAATGGAGGTTCTTGGTTTGTATCGGTCATTTTTTTATTATACTTAATATTCCCTTTTCTGTGTTTTTATATTAGGAATATTTTAAAGAAGGCTAATTTTGCTCTATTGTTTTTATATTTAATCTCTGTCTATTTTTCTGTGCTACAAGCGCAATTCGGAATTTATTTGTTTTTCAACCCAATTAATAGGATTCCGGAATTTTTAATAGGGATGATATTGGCAAAGATTTATATTGAGAATCAAAAAAGAGAGAAAAAATTCAAAAATTATAGAATTATTATTACAATTGCATTATATTATGTTGCAATAAATTATTTATATAATTTAACTTTATTCGAATGGTTGAAATTTAGTAAAAGCCCTATTTATTTTAATGTTATAAATATCCCTGCTCTTGCGTTAATTATCTATCAACTGGCCTATATTGATAACAAATTTATAATATCTATATCGAAAAATAAAAGCATTCAATATTTAAGTGATTTGACCTTCACATTTTATGTCACGCAGTCAATTGCATTGCGCTTGGGCAGATACGTAAGAGCGAAAGCATATTTTGGCACTACAAATACTTCTTATTTTAAATTTTTTATAATTGTTTTTATTTCTAATTTAATTTTTGCTGTTATTACTCACGAGTTGCTGGAGAAACCATCAAAAAAATATTTTAATGAATTGTTTAAAAGGTCTATCTCTAATAGTCATGCATCAGTTCATAACAATTAAAACATCGCATAAAAGCAACAAGGTAACTGTTAAAGTTAACTTTTCAAAGAGAAAGCCGGAGGCGTTAAACCTCCGGCTTTCTGCATTACGTATCAAATTTTGTTAATAGTAATAAAAACCCATCTGATACGTACAAGGATGGTGCCGCTGACCGGGATCGAACCGGTACGGTATTTCTACCGAGGGATTTTAAGTCCCTTGCGTCTGCCTGTTCCGCCACAGCGGCTGATAAAAAATCGCTTATTTATTTTACAATAGGAGGCGGGAGATGTCAACTGTAAGGTTGAAATAATGCTGGGGGTATCCTATAATATAGTAAACAGAAAAGGGGGTGGCGGCTGTGAAAAGAATAGTTTTTTGGTTAGCGGCGTTGCTTACAGCGTTGCTTTGCGTTGTTTGTGCAATGGCAGAGGAGGCGGCCGTCGCCGTCATTGACGGCACACAGGTTTTTGTGGCAGAGGCCGGCGGTGAACCTTGTCAGATAGAAAGCGGTGGAGAAAGCCTGCGAACGGTGGTCCGGCCAGGGTCGACCATCTATTTTTCGATTGCTAATGCCACCCGAGCTGAGGATCTCAACGGTCTGCGGGTGGTGGTGGACTGGAGCAAGGGCGGAGAGTTGACCGAAATGCCACGAATAGAATATCGCCGGATGATGGACGAAACGGGCGAGACGTCGCTGGGATTTCGGTATGTGGCAGCGGTGGATATACTGGATACCGCCGACATTAAGCCGCACACGCTGCGCGGTTATATCAAGATCGCCAAGCGCGCCAATGCGTCGGCGCCGAAAGTTTCGCTGACCATTCTTGTGCGTCAGGATGGCCGTGAGGATACCGACCGAATAGTGGCTTGTACCCAGAAAAAACTGATACTGGAGTTTAGCCGCGCTGAAGAAATGGTGCAGATTGCATTTTATGACAGGGGATTTTTTGAGGTGAACGTAACCGGGCAAGGCCCGCTGAATGTGGGGTGTAGCACCGAGCCGGTCACCGATATTGCCGAGCGCTACCCCGGTGCAACGCTGAAGTTTTTAACCTGGGGGAATCGGCCGTTTTTTAACCGCTCCGGTAAACTGGTTCTTTATGCCGGGCCGGGTTCGTTTTTGTATGCCCTGAATGGTAACAGACTGGTCGAACTCTCCGAAGGCTACTCTGAGCAGGAGGGCGGCTTTGTAGTGATCACCCGTCGGTTAGAGGGTTTTGTTATTTCAGACAGACCGCTCGACCCTGCGGCTGTGCCGGTTCCCCAGCCGAATCCGCCAACGGGCGCGCACGATAAATAAGAAAATATTGGGTTTATATGCAGTAAATTCTTAGGGTGCGAACACTTGTAAAGTATAACACCTAATGTTAAAATGGTATTGTATGAGGAAAAATATAGTCAAACAGGAGGATTTTTTCATGAAAAAACTTTTTTGCACCGTGCTGGCACTGGCTATGATTGTTGCAGCGGCACCGGTCGCACTCGCAAAGAATGTAACGGACTACGATGAGGGCGATGTGTACATCAAGGACGATGATTACTATGATGACG from Oscillospiraceae bacterium MB24-C1 includes the following:
- a CDS encoding glycoside hydrolase family 25 protein, whose amino-acid sequence is MKGIDVSHYQGVIDWAKVKAAGYEFAMIKATYGWDNDKQIDPKMMANIAGCEAVGLPYGFYHYSYAESPEDAVKEAEFFLRHIAPYKPTMPVAFDFEEPFQIGGTDKKGVKHVGYSLDKQLSIIEAFLGAIEKAGYFGMIYMSAYYLQKLYDYAPARVSKFAAWVAQYASACTYSGKVGIWQNSVIGSYGTLGKDYFTHGAVLGVSTNCDVNIGYVDYPSIIKGAGLNGWDKESVPGDTHFAEFDTDPDYKALYEGIIAQLQALVNGK
- a CDS encoding acyltransferase codes for the protein MKPKIEQFNLLRISMAFFILIFHLVLHFKVVFPEGMGLNSFFRMGNILMVGFFMLSGFVLYYTYHDKEILNRSSLKNFYIKRFIGIYPVYLFFVIYIYVTKYGFFKTPLQTYLALPLELLGLQSLFPQFANNLGNGGSWFVSVIFLLYLIFPFLCFYIRNILKKANFALLFLYLISVYFSVLQAQFGIYLFFNPINRIPEFLIGMILAKIYIENQKREKKFKNYRIIITIALYYVAINYLYNLTLFEWLKFSKSPIYFNVINIPALALIIYQLAYIDNKFIISISKNKSIQYLSDLTFTFYVTQSIALRLGRYVRAKAYFGTTNTSYFKFFIIVFISNLIFAVITHELLEKPSKKYFNELFKRSISNSHASVHNN